One part of the Tachysurus fulvidraco isolate hzauxx_2018 chromosome 23, HZAU_PFXX_2.0, whole genome shotgun sequence genome encodes these proteins:
- the LOC113641674 gene encoding glucose-6-phosphate 1-dehydrogenase isoform X1: MSRLARSQSEVFGEIRKELYDDHEFRLVSHVFVIMGASGDLAKKKIYPTLWWLFKDGLLPEETYFVGFARSHLTTDDIRAASLPYMKVKDGDNERLVAFFQRNSYLTGRYTEGEAFSQLQSHLNSLCHGTGANYIFYLALPPSVYHSVTTNIRQHCMSNTGWNRVIVEKPFGRDLQSSEELSAHLSSLFSEDQIYRIDHYLGKEMVQNLMVLRFGNRIFGPIWNRDSVACVILTFKEPFGTHGRGGYFDDFGIIRDVMQNHLLQMLTLVAMEKPASTNSDDVRDEKVKVLKCIAPVTLCDVVLGQYEGNPDGEGEAKLGYLDDPTVPKASHTATFATVVLYIHNERWEGVPFILRCGKALNERKAEVRLQFTDVPGDIFNSQCQRNELVVRVQPNEAIYAKMMSKKPGVYFNPEETELDLTYRSRYKDVKLPDAYERLILDVFSGSQMHFVRSDELKEAWRIFTPLLHQIEAERTRPIPYPYGSRGPKEADELMKRVGFHYGGTYKWVNPHPVQHSNL, encoded by the exons ATGAGTCGGTTAGCGCGCTCTCAGTCGGAGGTGTTTGGGGAGATCCGGAAGGAGCTCTATGATGACCATGAATTTCGACTGGTTTCTCATGTGTTCGTTATCATGGGCGCTTCG GGGGATCTTGCCAAGAAGAAGATTTACCCAACACTTTG GTGGCTTTTCAAGGATGGACTCCTACCAGAGGAGACCTACTTTGTTGGGTTTGCTCGTTCCCACCTGACCACGGATGACATCCGCGCTGCCTCTTTACCGTACATGAAG GTTAAAGATGGTGATAATGAGCGTCTCGTAGCATTTTTCCAGAGGAACTCTTACCTGACCGGACGCTATACAGAAGGAGAGGCTTTCTCCCAGCTGCAGTCCCACCTGAACTCTTTGTGCCATGGTACAGGTGCCAACTACATCTTCTACCTGGCACTGCCACCCAGCGTGTATCACAGCGTCACCACCAACATTCGCCAGCACTGCATGAGCAACAC gggCTGGAACAGGGTGATTGTGGAGAAACCGTTCGGCCGGGACCTGCAGAGCTCAGAGGAACTGTCGGCACATCTTTCTTCCCTTTTCAGTGAGGATCAGATCTACCGTATAGACCACTATCTGGGGAAGGAGATGGTGCAGAACCTCATGGTCCTCAG GTTTGGGAACAGAATATTCGGCCCGATCTGGAACAGGGACAGCGTGGCCTGCGTCATTCTGACTTTTAAGGAACCTTTCGGAACTCACGGGAGAGGAGGATACTTTGATGACTTTGGTATTATTCG tgatgtcatgcaaaatcatcTTCTCCAGATGCTCACGCTGGTCGCCATGGAGAAGCCGGCTTCCACCAACTCCGACGATGTGAGAGACGAGAAG GTGAAGGTATTGAAGTGCATAGCACCAGTGACTCTGTGTGATGTCGTGCTGGGGCAGTACGAGGGGAACCCTGACGGGGAAGGCGAAGCTAAACTGGGTTACTTGGACGACCCCACCGTTCCCAAAGCCTCCCACACGGCCACTTTCGCCACTGTAGTGCTCTACATTCATAACGAACGCTGGGAAG GGGTTCCCTTCATCCTGCGTTGTGGAAAGGCCTTGAATGAGCGCAAGGCTGAGGTGAGGCTGCAGTTCACCGACGTGCCAGGTGACATCTTTAATTCGCAGTGCCAGAGGAACGAGCTGGTCGTGCGCGTGCAGCCTAACGAGGCTATTTATGCCAAAATGATGAGCAAAAAGCCTGGTGTGTACTTTAACCCCGAAGAGACGGAGCTGGACCTGACCTACCGCAGCAGATACAAG GACGTGAAGCTTCCTGATGCTTACGAGCGTCTTATTCTGGACGTATTCAGCGGAAGTCAGATGCACTTCGTGCGCAG tgatgAGCTCAAAGAAGCCTGGAGAATTTTCACCCCTCTACTCCACCAGATCGAAGCAGAAAGGACACGACCGATCCCTTACCCATATGGAAG TCGCGGGCCGAAAGAGGCGGACGAGCTGATGAAGAGAGTGGGATTCCACTACGGAGGAACGTACAAGTGGGTCAATCCTCATCCCGTGCAACACTCCAATCTCTGA
- the LOC113641674 gene encoding glucose-6-phosphate 1-dehydrogenase isoform X2 — protein MSRLARSQSEVFGEIRKELYDDHEFRLVSHVFVIMGASGDLAKKKIYPTLWWLFKDGLLPEETYFVGFARSHLTTDDIRAASLPYMKVKDGDNERLVAFFQRNSYLTGRYTEGEAFSQLQSHLNSLCHGTGANYIFYLALPPSVYHSVTTNIRQHCMSNTGWNRVIVEKPFGRDLQSSEELSAHLSSLFSEDQIYRIDHYLGKEMVQNLMVLRFGNRIFGPIWNRDSVACVILTFKEPFGTHGRGGYFDDFGIIRDVMQNHLLQMLTLVAMEKPASTNSDDVRDEKVKVLKCIAPVTLCDVVLGQYEGNPDGEGEAKLGYLDDPTVPKASHTATFATVVLYIHNERWEGVPFILRCGKALNERKAEVRLQFTDVPGDIFNSQCQRNELVVRVQPNEAIYAKMMSKKPGVYFNPEETELDLTYRSRYKDVKLPDAYERLILDVFSGSQMHFVRSDELKEAWRIFTPLLHQIEAERTRPIPYPYGSRGPKEADELMKRVGFHYGGTYKYMA, from the exons ATGAGTCGGTTAGCGCGCTCTCAGTCGGAGGTGTTTGGGGAGATCCGGAAGGAGCTCTATGATGACCATGAATTTCGACTGGTTTCTCATGTGTTCGTTATCATGGGCGCTTCG GGGGATCTTGCCAAGAAGAAGATTTACCCAACACTTTG GTGGCTTTTCAAGGATGGACTCCTACCAGAGGAGACCTACTTTGTTGGGTTTGCTCGTTCCCACCTGACCACGGATGACATCCGCGCTGCCTCTTTACCGTACATGAAG GTTAAAGATGGTGATAATGAGCGTCTCGTAGCATTTTTCCAGAGGAACTCTTACCTGACCGGACGCTATACAGAAGGAGAGGCTTTCTCCCAGCTGCAGTCCCACCTGAACTCTTTGTGCCATGGTACAGGTGCCAACTACATCTTCTACCTGGCACTGCCACCCAGCGTGTATCACAGCGTCACCACCAACATTCGCCAGCACTGCATGAGCAACAC gggCTGGAACAGGGTGATTGTGGAGAAACCGTTCGGCCGGGACCTGCAGAGCTCAGAGGAACTGTCGGCACATCTTTCTTCCCTTTTCAGTGAGGATCAGATCTACCGTATAGACCACTATCTGGGGAAGGAGATGGTGCAGAACCTCATGGTCCTCAG GTTTGGGAACAGAATATTCGGCCCGATCTGGAACAGGGACAGCGTGGCCTGCGTCATTCTGACTTTTAAGGAACCTTTCGGAACTCACGGGAGAGGAGGATACTTTGATGACTTTGGTATTATTCG tgatgtcatgcaaaatcatcTTCTCCAGATGCTCACGCTGGTCGCCATGGAGAAGCCGGCTTCCACCAACTCCGACGATGTGAGAGACGAGAAG GTGAAGGTATTGAAGTGCATAGCACCAGTGACTCTGTGTGATGTCGTGCTGGGGCAGTACGAGGGGAACCCTGACGGGGAAGGCGAAGCTAAACTGGGTTACTTGGACGACCCCACCGTTCCCAAAGCCTCCCACACGGCCACTTTCGCCACTGTAGTGCTCTACATTCATAACGAACGCTGGGAAG GGGTTCCCTTCATCCTGCGTTGTGGAAAGGCCTTGAATGAGCGCAAGGCTGAGGTGAGGCTGCAGTTCACCGACGTGCCAGGTGACATCTTTAATTCGCAGTGCCAGAGGAACGAGCTGGTCGTGCGCGTGCAGCCTAACGAGGCTATTTATGCCAAAATGATGAGCAAAAAGCCTGGTGTGTACTTTAACCCCGAAGAGACGGAGCTGGACCTGACCTACCGCAGCAGATACAAG GACGTGAAGCTTCCTGATGCTTACGAGCGTCTTATTCTGGACGTATTCAGCGGAAGTCAGATGCACTTCGTGCGCAG tgatgAGCTCAAAGAAGCCTGGAGAATTTTCACCCCTCTACTCCACCAGATCGAAGCAGAAAGGACACGACCGATCCCTTACCCATATGGAAG TCGCGGGCCGAAAGAGGCGGACGAGCTGATGAAGAGAGTGGGATTCCACTACGGAGGAACGTACAA GTACATGGCGTAG
- the galnt6 gene encoding polypeptide N-acetylgalactosaminyltransferase 6 has translation MRLRRRVSPLKLAMLGGAFFMLALVLLQRDVGGNDQDPWFQDLSNRKDQVLELVRGAVNNLAFQIPGQPGTPELPAEEKEDKNCPPGFYTQNDLKPLFERPVEDPKSKGAGGDAFQEDTLTPEEVKEKEEGMTRHCFNQFASDRISLHRSLGEDTRPPECVERKFPRCPPLPNTSVIIVFHNEAWSTLLRTVYSVLYTTPAALLREIIMVDDASTAGHLHSELDEYVKLLKVVKVVRQKERKGLITARLLGASHAQGEILTFLDAHCECFHGWLEPLLARIVEEPKAVVSPEITTIDLNTFRFNKPVASARAHNRGNFDWSLTFGWEAIPHYEQAKRKDETYPVKTPTFAGGLFSISKAYFEEIGTYDDKMEIWGGENIEMSFRVWQCGGQLEIIPCSVVGHVFRTKSPHTFPKGTEVIVRNQVRLAEVWMDDFKQIYYRRNQNAARMAKENSYGDITDRLNLRENLHCKNFTWYLNNVYPEAFIPDLSPTKFGALKNLGSQSCLDVGENNNGGKPVIMYVCHNMGGNQYFEYSTHQELRHNLGKQLCLHATTYPDQVKIEQCQLRGRGTSIAPEQEWIFTEEQLVKNPPSGKCLDLKNDKIVMSNCDSRDMNQHWVLS, from the exons ATGCGCCTGAGACGTCGTGTCTCGCCGCTGAAGCTGGCCATGCTGGGCGGTGCTTTCTTCATGCTGGCCCTTGTGTTGCTTCAGAGAGATGTGGGTGGTAATGATCAAGATCCCTGGTTCCAGGACTTATCAAACCGGAAAGATCAGGTGTTGGAATTAGTTCGTGGTGCCGTCAACAACCTGGCCTTCCAGATTCCAGGCCAACCAGGCACTCCAGAGCTCCCtgcagaagagaaagaagataaAAACTGCCCCCCAGGCTTCTACACCCAGAATGATCTCAAACCGTTGTTCGAAAGGCCTGTGGAGGATCCGAAGAGCAAGGGTGCTGGAGGGGACGCGTTCCAGGAGGACACTCTCACTCcagaggaagtgaaggagaAGGAAGAGGGCATGACCAGGCACTGCTTTAACCAGTTTGCTAGTGATCGGATCTCCCTGCACCGCAGCCTTGGAGAAGACACACGGCCACCAGA GTGTGTGGAGCGTAAATTTCCCCGGTGTCCACCCCTTCCCAACACCAGCGTGATCATCGTGTTCCATAACGAGGCCTGGTCCACCCTGCTGCGCACCGTCTACAGCGTGCTGTACACCACCCCGGCTGCCCTGCTGCGAGAAATCATAATGGTGGATGATGCCAGCACTGCAG GTCACCTGCATTCTGAGCTGGATGAGTACGTAAAGCTGCTGAAGGTGGTTAAAGTCGTGCGTCAGAAGGAGAGGAAGGGACTCATCACGGCCCGGCTGCTGGGAGCCAGTCACGCTCAGGGAGAGATCCTCACCTTCCTCGATGCTCACT GCGAGTGTTTCCATGGTTGGCTTGAGCCGCTGCTCGCTCGAATTGTGGAAGAGCCGAAGGCTGTCGTGAGCCCGGAAATCACCACCATCGACTTAAACACGTTCAGGTTTAACAAGCCGGTGGCCAGTGCACGCGCTCACAACCGTGGAAACTTTGACTGGAGCCTGACGTTTGGCTGGGAAGCAATTCCTCACTACGAGCAGGCAAAACGCAAAGATGAGACCTACCCTGTCAA AACACCAACCTTTGCCGGCGGTTTGTTCTCCATTTCCAAAGCCTATTTTGAGGAAATCGGGACCTATGACGACAAAATGGAAATCTGGGGTGGCGAGAACATAGAGATGTCCTTTCGG GTGTGGCAATGCGGAGGCCAGCTGGAGATCATCCCCTGCTCTGTGGTCGGGCACGTCTTCCGCACCAAAAGTCCGCACACTTTCCCCAAAGGAACCGAAGTCATCGTGCGTAACCAGGTCCGCTTGGCCGAGGTGTGGATGGAcgattttaaacaaatttattacCGTCGCAACCAGAATGCAGCCAGGATGGCGAAAGAG AATAGCTATGGTGATATCACAGATAGGCTGAACCTCCGAGAAAATCTACACTGCAAGAACTTTACCTGGTATTTGAACAACGTCTATCCAGAAGCTTTTATTCCCGATCTTAGCCCTACTAAATTCGGCGCA CTCAAAAACTTGGGGTCTCAGAGCTGTCTGGATGTGGGAGAGAATAATAACGGGGGAAAACCTGTGATTATGTATGTATGCCACAACATGGGAGGAAATCAG TACTTTGAGTACTCAACACACCAGGAGCTTAGGCACAACTTGGGCAAACAGTTGTGTCTGCATGCCACCACATACCCTGACCAAGTGAAGATCGAGCAGTGCCAGCTAAGGGGTCGTGGTACAAGCATCGCACCTGAACAGGAGTGGATCTtcactgag gAGCAGCTAGTAAAAAATCCTCCCTCAGGTAAGTGCCTGGACTTGAAGAACGACAAGATAGTCATGAGCAACTGTGACTCAAGAGACATGAATCAGCACTGGGTGTTAAGCTGA